From one Drosophila subpulchrella strain 33 F10 #4 breed RU33 chromosome 3L, RU_Dsub_v1.1 Primary Assembly, whole genome shotgun sequence genomic stretch:
- the LOC119552999 gene encoding ras-related protein Rap1, translating into MREYKIVVLGSGGVGKSALTVQFVQCIFVEKYDPTIEDSYRKQVEVDGQQCMLEILDTAGTEQFTAMRDLYMKNGQGFVLVYSITAQSTFNDLQDLREQILRVKDTDDVPMVLVGNKCDLEEERVVGKELGKNLATQFNCAFMETSAKAKVNVNDIFYDLVRQINKKSPEKKQKKPKKSLCVLL; encoded by the coding sequence ATGCGTGAGTACAAAATCGTGGTCCTCGGAAGCGGCGGCGTGGGAAAATCAGCGCTGACGGTCCAGTTTGTCCAATGCATCTTCGTGGAGAAGTACGATCCCACCATCGAGGACAGCTACCGGAAGCAGGTGGAGGTGGACGGGCAGCAGTGCATGCTGGAGATCCTGGACACGGCGGGCACGGAGCAGTTTACCGCCATGCGTGATCTGTACATGAAGAACGGCCAGGGATTCGTGTTGGTCTACTCGATTACGGCGCAATCGACGTTCAACGATCTGCAGGACCTGCGAGAGCAGATCCTGCGGGTCAAGGACACGGACGATGTGCCCATGGTCCTTGTGGGCAACAAGTGCGACCTCGAGGAGGAGCGCGTCGTCGGCAAGGAGCTGGGCAAGAACCTGGCCACCCAGTTCAACTGCGCCTTCATGGAGACCTCAGCCAAAGCCAAAGTGAATGTGAACGATATTTTCTACGACCTGGTCCGGCAGATCAACAAGAAGTCGCCCGAGAAGAAACAGAAGAAGCCGAAAAAGTCCCTATGTGTTCTGCTATAA
- the LOC119552998 gene encoding CUE domain-containing protein 1 isoform X1, translating into MSTLQLEFSQAMTDFKKMFPDIDREVIEAILRANLGAVDQTIDALLAMSIDNQNEKLRNELDANVSPQQSLINLNDSAKDLQLVDTTDGVAPGAGAGAGAVGAPSSLLPTAGASPNHQNTGASPKQRPLGSANSQNNTPTKRSRRWNPPILGPLPAGFLRITPAPGQQDFELPDEQFALMLQNEEFMNQLRWNQDFMNALEKEQSGKAKGEDDAPFQERLKNMGKMSRKKFLQMARVFTWQRNKKVTTAKQIDSLPLREEPSDDEDHHHSSQQRDQANQQQSSQQQGQLQLRK; encoded by the exons atGTCGACGCTGCAGCTGGAATTCTCGCAGGCCATGACCGACTTCAAGAAGATGTTCCCGGACATCGACCGCGAGGTGATCGAGGCCATCCTGCGGGCGAACCTGGGGGCCGTGGACCAGACCATCGACGCCCTGCTGGCCATGTCGATTGACAACCAG AACGAGAAACTGCGCAATGAACTGGATGCTAATGTCTCGCCCCAGCAGAGCCTCATCAACCTGAACGACTCGGCCAAAGACCTCCAGCTGGTGGACACCACGGACGGCGTTGCACCGGGAGCGGGTGCGGGTGCGGGAGCAGTTGGAGCTCCCAGCTCCCTGCTGCCGACGGCTGGCGCCTCGCCGAACCATCAGAATACGGGCGCCTCGCCCAAGCAACGACCCCTGGGATCGGCCAACAGCCAGAACAACACCCCCACCAAGCGCAGTCGTCGCTGGAATCCGCCCATTCTGGGGCCACTGCCGGCCGGCTTCCTGCGGATCACGCCCGCTCCCGGACAGCAGGACTTCGAGCTGCCTGACGAACAGTTCGCCCTGATGCTGCAGAATGAGGAGTTCATGAACCAGCTGCGCTGGAACCAGGACTTTATGAACGCCCTTGAGAAGGAGCAGAGCGGCAAGGCCAAGGGCGAGGACGACGCCCCTTTCCAGGAGCGACTGAAGAACATGGGCAAGATGTCACGCAAGAAGTTCCTGCAGATGGCCCGGGTATTCACCTGGCAGCGCAACAAGAAGGTGACCACGGCCAAGCAGATAGACTCGCTGCCGCTGCGCGAGGAGCCCAGCGACGATGAGGATCACCACCACAGCAGCCAGCAGCGGGATCAGGCCAACCAGCAGCAGTCCAGCCAGCAGCAGGGACAACTGCAGCTGCGCAAGTGA
- the LOC119552907 gene encoding HBS1-like protein, producing the protein MSRHRIVRTMDYNDEYDGYDDIYGHSVEDDHLSISPTDAQQWLYDRARGQQSISAFISKNKDIQEEEDDEDEEAAFEKARRDSESFQMPQLDEIEQAKLSSCVDEVRSVVGDAVSERRIVETSMKFDYDMQKILDEILNEETAKKSSAKPAASRIKVPAAPAPVLPKSTSKTAPTPPSKISLKEPRRGFEIPSPKVPSSPSVSGRNTPVDIGGDDISRSSATLFKVSKEQALRNARQLYEKERADQKSHIHMIVIGHVDAGKSTLMGHLLYDTGNVSQRVMHKHEQESKKMGKQSFMYAWVLDETGEERARGITMDVGQSRIETKTKIVTLLDAPGHKDFIPNMISGATQADVALLVVDATRGEFESGFELGGQTREHAILVRSLGVNQLGVIINKLDTVGWSQERFTEIVTKLKSFLKQAGFKDSDVSFTPCSGLTGENLTKKAQESALTSWYSGPHLLDVIEKFKIPERAIDRPLRMSVSDIYKGTGSGFCISGRVETGVLCLNDKVLVGASREQAQVKSLAMNDFPQTSVFAGDQVSVTLPALDINNVTVGCIICDPQTPIPVTTRFQARIIVFNVKVPITMGFPVLLHHQSLIEPAVVSKLTASIHKSTGEVVKKKPRCLGNNSCALVELETSRPICIERYADFKELGRVMLRVAGVTIAAGMVTKIR; encoded by the coding sequence ATGTCGCGGCACAGGATAGTGCGCACCATGGACTACAACGACGAGTACGACGGGTACGACGACATCTACGGGCACTCGGTGGAGGACGACCACCTCAGCATCTCGCCCACGGATGCCCAGCAGTGGCTCTACGACCGAGCCCGTGGCCAGCAGAGCATTTCGGCGTTCATCAGCAAGAACAAGGACAtccaggaggaggaggacgacgaggacgaggaggcCGCCTTCGAAAAGGCCCGCCGCGACTCTGAGAGCTTCCAGATGCCGCAACTGGACGAGATCGAGCAGGCCAAGCTGAGCTCCTGCGTGGACGAGGTGCGCAGCGTGGTGGGCGACGCCGTGTCCGAGCGCCGCATCGTGGAGACCTCCATGAAGTTCGACTACGACATGCAAAAGATTCTGGACGAGATCTTAAACGAAGAGACTGCCAAGAAGTCGTCTGCCAAGCCCGCTGCGAGTCGGATCAAGGTGCCCGCTGCTCCCGCTCCAGTGCTGCCCAAATCGACCAGCAAAACGGCGCCCACGCCGCCGTCGAAAATCAGCCTTAAGGAGCCGCGCCGAGGCTTCGAAATACCCTCGCCCAAGGTGCCCTCATCGCCCTCGGTCTCGGGCAGAAACACTCCCGTCGACATTGGCGGCGACGACATCTCTCGCAGCTCGGCGACCCTCTTCAAGGTCTCAAAGGAGCAGGCCCTGCGCAATGCTCGCCAGCTGTACGAGAAGGAGCGGGCCGACCAGAAGAGCCACATCCACATGATCGTCATTGGCCATGTGGACGCCGGGAAGAGCACACTGATGGGACATCTACTCTACGACACCGGCAACGTCTCGCAGCGCGTGATGCACAAGCACGAACAGGAGTCCAAGAAGATGGGCAAGCAGAGCTTCATGTACGCCTGGGTGCTGGACGAGACGGGCGAGGAGCGCGCCCGCGGCATCACTATGGACGTGGGTCAGTCGCGCATCGAGACCAAGACAAAGATTGTCACACTGCTGGATGCTCCGGGGCACAAGGACTTTATTCCGAACATGATATCCGGTGCCACGCAGGCGGATGTGGCTCTCCTGGTTGTGGATGCCACCAGAGGGGAGTTTGAATCCGGCTTCGAGCTCGGCGGACAGACCAGGGAACATGCCATCCTTGTGCGCTCCCTTGGCGTTAACCAGCTGGGCGTGATCATTAACAAACTGGACACCGTAGGCTGGTCGCAGGAGCGCTTCACGGAGATTGTGACCAAGCTAAAGTCGTTCCTCAAGCAGGCGGGCTTCAAGGACTCAGATGTGAGTTTCACGCCCTGCTCCGGACTGACAGGCGAGAATCTCACCAAGAAGGCCCAGGAATCTGCTCTGACCAGCTGGTACAGTGGTCCGCACCTGCTTGACGTCATAGAGAAATTTAAGATCCCCGAAAGAGCCATCGACAGACCGCTGCGCATGTCTGTTTCGGATATTTACAAGGGCACTGGCTCGGGATTCTGCATTTCTGGTCGAGTGGAAACCGGAGTGCTGTGCCTGAATGACAAGGTACTGGTGGGCGCCAGCCGGGAGCAGGCGCAGGTCAAGTCGCTGGCCATGAACGACTTCCCACAGACTAGTGTTTTCGCCGGCGATCAGGTCTCCGTCACCCTGCCCGCCCTGGACATTAACAACGTCACCGTGGGCTGCATCATCTGCGATCCACAGACGCCCATTCCCGTGACCACCCGATTCCAGGCCCGCATCATCGTGTTCAACGTCAAGGTGCCCATTACCATGGGATTCCCCGTGCTGCTGCACCACCAATCCCTTATAGAGCCCGCCGTGGTCAGCAAGCTGACCGCCTCGATCCACAAGAGCACCGGCGAGGTGGTCAAGAAGAAGCCACGCTGCCTGGGCAACAACTCGTGTGCCCTTGTGGAGTTGGAGACCAGCAGACCCATCTGCATCGAGCGGTATGCTGACTTCAAGGAGCTGGGACGTGTGATGCTTCGCGTGGCGGGCGTCACCATTGCCGCTGGGATGGTCACCAAGATACGCTAG
- the LOC119553371 gene encoding uncharacterized protein LOC119553371 isoform X2, which produces MSALSPPTCGCPPVQWTFVVIVLLSMAIGPGNAMPRSARNTQLLFNELLGGGNEDNNYYGEQLKYQQQQQQEQKQQRLPSFARKWPSLRDLLLTADYDDFGVTQESDEQEAPNSRLLARLHKLGENGGGDELRYNVVTDLTNMPTKKVLPGQSLKDHNTKKNVQYMSPCHFKICNMGRKRNAGYNPY; this is translated from the exons ATGTCAGCCCTGTCACCGCCCACCTGTGGTTGCCCACCTGTCCAGTGGACATTCGTTGTCATTGTGCTCCTGTCAATGGCGATTGGACCGGGAAACGCCATGCCCCGTTCAGCCAGGAATACGCAATTGTTGTTCAATGAGCTCCTGGGAGGCGGAAATGAGGATAACAACTATTATGGCGAGCAGTTG AAataccagcaacagcagcagcaggagcagaagCAGCAGCGTTTGCCATCCTTTGCCAGGAAATGGCCTTCGCTGAGGGATCTTCTCCTAACCGCGGACTACGATGACTTTGGAGTCACCCAGGAAAGTGACGAGCAGGAGGCCCCCAATTCCCGTCTGCTGGCCCGACTCCATAAACTCGGCGAAAATGGAGGCGGCGATGAGCTGCGATACAATGTCGTCACCGATCTGACCAATATGCCCACCAAGAAGGTGTTGCCAGGACAATCCCTCAAGGATCACAACACCAAGAAGAATGTTCAAT ATATGTCGCCTTGCCATTTCAAGATCTGCAACATGGGCCGTAAACGCAACGCCGGCTACAATCCCTACTGA
- the LOC119552908 gene encoding transmembrane protein 134, whose amino-acid sequence MYNNGARGFSIHDAFEEETDEAIRVYGSTVISTPMRGGKQGRSTEDVSIRIQDPKGYNKYAEDTTSRDSDSLIQEYGNLPTEETNTYCWRHPKVRENWRTVLAAFTLLVVGTGLFVMGTFAIADPQNTSQGVVFFVAGLICFIPGAYHVVYIWLAAKGYRGFDFYHLPLFT is encoded by the exons ATGTACAACAACGGGGCCAGGGGCTTCTCCATACACGACGCCTTCGAGGAGGAGACCGACGAGGCGATACGCGTCTATGGGTCCACCGTGATATCCACGCCCATGAGGGGCGGCAAGCAAGGTCGCTCCACCGAAGACGTCTCCATACGGATTCAGGATCCCAA GGGCTACAACAAGTACGCCGAGGACACAACCTCCCGGGACAGCGATTCGCTCATCCAGGAGTACGGCAACCTGCCCACGGAGGAGACCAACACATACTGCTGGCGGCATCCCAAAGTGCGCGAGAACTGGCGCACCGTGCTGGCCGCCTTCACACTGCTGGTCGTGGGCACGGGCCTCTTTGTGATGGGCACCTTCGCCATTGCCGATCCGCAGAACACGTCGCAGGGAGTCGTGTTCTTCGTGGCCGGACTGATCTGCTTCATACCCGGGGCCTACCACGTCGTCTACATCTGGCTGGCAGCCAAGGGATATCGAGGGTTCGACTTCTACCACCTGCCGCTGTTCACATAA
- the LOC119552998 gene encoding CUE domain-containing protein 1 isoform X2: MSTLQLEFSQAMTDFKKMFPDIDREVIEAILRANLGAVDQTIDALLAMSIDNQQSLINLNDSAKDLQLVDTTDGVAPGAGAGAGAVGAPSSLLPTAGASPNHQNTGASPKQRPLGSANSQNNTPTKRSRRWNPPILGPLPAGFLRITPAPGQQDFELPDEQFALMLQNEEFMNQLRWNQDFMNALEKEQSGKAKGEDDAPFQERLKNMGKMSRKKFLQMARVFTWQRNKKVTTAKQIDSLPLREEPSDDEDHHHSSQQRDQANQQQSSQQQGQLQLRK, translated from the exons atGTCGACGCTGCAGCTGGAATTCTCGCAGGCCATGACCGACTTCAAGAAGATGTTCCCGGACATCGACCGCGAGGTGATCGAGGCCATCCTGCGGGCGAACCTGGGGGCCGTGGACCAGACCATCGACGCCCTGCTGGCCATGTCGATTGACAACCAG CAGAGCCTCATCAACCTGAACGACTCGGCCAAAGACCTCCAGCTGGTGGACACCACGGACGGCGTTGCACCGGGAGCGGGTGCGGGTGCGGGAGCAGTTGGAGCTCCCAGCTCCCTGCTGCCGACGGCTGGCGCCTCGCCGAACCATCAGAATACGGGCGCCTCGCCCAAGCAACGACCCCTGGGATCGGCCAACAGCCAGAACAACACCCCCACCAAGCGCAGTCGTCGCTGGAATCCGCCCATTCTGGGGCCACTGCCGGCCGGCTTCCTGCGGATCACGCCCGCTCCCGGACAGCAGGACTTCGAGCTGCCTGACGAACAGTTCGCCCTGATGCTGCAGAATGAGGAGTTCATGAACCAGCTGCGCTGGAACCAGGACTTTATGAACGCCCTTGAGAAGGAGCAGAGCGGCAAGGCCAAGGGCGAGGACGACGCCCCTTTCCAGGAGCGACTGAAGAACATGGGCAAGATGTCACGCAAGAAGTTCCTGCAGATGGCCCGGGTATTCACCTGGCAGCGCAACAAGAAGGTGACCACGGCCAAGCAGATAGACTCGCTGCCGCTGCGCGAGGAGCCCAGCGACGATGAGGATCACCACCACAGCAGCCAGCAGCGGGATCAGGCCAACCAGCAGCAGTCCAGCCAGCAGCAGGGACAACTGCAGCTGCGCAAGTGA
- the LOC119552998 gene encoding CUE domain-containing protein 1 isoform X3 translates to MSTLQLEFSQAMTDFKKMFPDIDREVIEAILRANLGAVDQTIDALLAMSIDNQSLINLNDSAKDLQLVDTTDGVAPGAGAGAGAVGAPSSLLPTAGASPNHQNTGASPKQRPLGSANSQNNTPTKRSRRWNPPILGPLPAGFLRITPAPGQQDFELPDEQFALMLQNEEFMNQLRWNQDFMNALEKEQSGKAKGEDDAPFQERLKNMGKMSRKKFLQMARVFTWQRNKKVTTAKQIDSLPLREEPSDDEDHHHSSQQRDQANQQQSSQQQGQLQLRK, encoded by the exons atGTCGACGCTGCAGCTGGAATTCTCGCAGGCCATGACCGACTTCAAGAAGATGTTCCCGGACATCGACCGCGAGGTGATCGAGGCCATCCTGCGGGCGAACCTGGGGGCCGTGGACCAGACCATCGACGCCCTGCTGGCCATGTCGATTGACAACCAG AGCCTCATCAACCTGAACGACTCGGCCAAAGACCTCCAGCTGGTGGACACCACGGACGGCGTTGCACCGGGAGCGGGTGCGGGTGCGGGAGCAGTTGGAGCTCCCAGCTCCCTGCTGCCGACGGCTGGCGCCTCGCCGAACCATCAGAATACGGGCGCCTCGCCCAAGCAACGACCCCTGGGATCGGCCAACAGCCAGAACAACACCCCCACCAAGCGCAGTCGTCGCTGGAATCCGCCCATTCTGGGGCCACTGCCGGCCGGCTTCCTGCGGATCACGCCCGCTCCCGGACAGCAGGACTTCGAGCTGCCTGACGAACAGTTCGCCCTGATGCTGCAGAATGAGGAGTTCATGAACCAGCTGCGCTGGAACCAGGACTTTATGAACGCCCTTGAGAAGGAGCAGAGCGGCAAGGCCAAGGGCGAGGACGACGCCCCTTTCCAGGAGCGACTGAAGAACATGGGCAAGATGTCACGCAAGAAGTTCCTGCAGATGGCCCGGGTATTCACCTGGCAGCGCAACAAGAAGGTGACCACGGCCAAGCAGATAGACTCGCTGCCGCTGCGCGAGGAGCCCAGCGACGATGAGGATCACCACCACAGCAGCCAGCAGCGGGATCAGGCCAACCAGCAGCAGTCCAGCCAGCAGCAGGGACAACTGCAGCTGCGCAAGTGA
- the LOC119553371 gene encoding uncharacterized protein LOC119553371 isoform X1: protein MSALSPPTCGCPPVQWTFVVIVLLSMAIGPGNAMPRSARNTQLLFNELLGGGNEDNNYYGEQLKYQQQQQQEQKQQRLPSFARKWPSLRDLLLTADYDDFGVTQESDEQEAPNSRLLARLHKLGENGGGDELRYNVVTDLTNMPTKKVLPGQSLKDHNTKKNVQFRKQYMSPCHFKICNMGRKRNAGYNPY, encoded by the exons ATGTCAGCCCTGTCACCGCCCACCTGTGGTTGCCCACCTGTCCAGTGGACATTCGTTGTCATTGTGCTCCTGTCAATGGCGATTGGACCGGGAAACGCCATGCCCCGTTCAGCCAGGAATACGCAATTGTTGTTCAATGAGCTCCTGGGAGGCGGAAATGAGGATAACAACTATTATGGCGAGCAGTTG AAataccagcaacagcagcagcaggagcagaagCAGCAGCGTTTGCCATCCTTTGCCAGGAAATGGCCTTCGCTGAGGGATCTTCTCCTAACCGCGGACTACGATGACTTTGGAGTCACCCAGGAAAGTGACGAGCAGGAGGCCCCCAATTCCCGTCTGCTGGCCCGACTCCATAAACTCGGCGAAAATGGAGGCGGCGATGAGCTGCGATACAATGTCGTCACCGATCTGACCAATATGCCCACCAAGAAGGTGTTGCCAGGACAATCCCTCAAGGATCACAACACCAAGAAGAATGTTCAAT TTCGTAAACAAT ATATGTCGCCTTGCCATTTCAAGATCTGCAACATGGGCCGTAAACGCAACGCCGGCTACAATCCCTACTGA